One Verrucomicrobiota bacterium DNA window includes the following coding sequences:
- the grpE gene encoding nucleotide exchange factor GrpE — MTRTNTMNKPPPDADPPPEEAATSPTEALTPVEPPTLTPEQVEDLKTKAAKADENWDRLLRTMADFENFKKRAARERQEAIKFANESLLRKFIAVLDNFDMAVSAAKDVDSVESFKTGVGLIHQQFKNLLAEAGVEEIDATGKPFDPNWHEAVAQQETSELPEGQVLRQHRAGYKLRDRLIRPASVVVAKKPAN; from the coding sequence ATGACACGGACCAACACGATGAACAAACCGCCACCTGATGCTGATCCACCGCCGGAAGAGGCGGCGACGTCTCCGACCGAGGCGCTAACACCGGTCGAGCCACCGACATTGACGCCGGAACAAGTTGAAGACTTGAAGACAAAGGCGGCCAAAGCCGATGAAAACTGGGACCGCCTTTTGAGGACAATGGCGGACTTCGAGAATTTCAAGAAACGCGCGGCGCGGGAACGTCAGGAAGCGATCAAGTTCGCCAACGAGTCGCTGCTGCGAAAATTCATCGCGGTGCTGGACAATTTCGACATGGCGGTGTCCGCCGCCAAGGACGTCGATTCCGTCGAATCCTTCAAGACAGGCGTCGGCCTGATCCATCAACAATTCAAGAACCTGCTGGCGGAGGCTGGCGTGGAGGAAATTGACGCCACCGGCAAGCCGTTTGATCCGAACTGGCATGAAGCGGTCGCCCAGCAAGAGACCAGCGAATTGCCCGAAGGACAAGTGCTCCGGCAGCATCGCGCCGGCTACAAACTGCGCGACCGCCTGATTCGCCCGGCCAGCGTGGTGGTCGCCAAGAAACCAGCCAACTAG
- a CDS encoding type IV pilus twitching motility protein PilT, translating into MAKIDAFFNLMFEQKASDLHLSTGNPPMLRVNGELQRVDFPPLENDSLKTMIYEITPEYKIKVFEETGDVDFGYEIPNVSRFRANFFNQKNGVAAVFRQIPTKVLSFEDFEKFDAPLPAVLKKFSMLHKGLIVVTGPTGSGKSTTLAAMVDYSNKNRKDHIITVEDPIEFVHESKNCLVNHREVGVHTQSFASALRGALREDPDIILIGELRDLETIELAITAANTGHLVFGTLHTQSAAKTVDRIIDVFPADQQNKIRATLSESLKGVVAQGLFKRTDKKGRVAAMEILAVTTAVANLIREGKTHQIPGMIQVGKKLGNQPLDDSIMEHIRMKRISPEEAYDKCLDKKKFRGFLPHPPDEDEI; encoded by the coding sequence ATGGCTAAGATCGACGCTTTCTTCAATTTAATGTTCGAGCAAAAAGCTTCGGACCTCCATCTGTCCACGGGCAACCCGCCCATGCTGCGCGTCAACGGCGAATTGCAGCGGGTCGATTTTCCGCCGCTCGAAAATGACAGCCTCAAGACGATGATTTACGAAATCACGCCCGAATACAAAATCAAAGTCTTTGAAGAAACCGGCGACGTGGATTTTGGCTACGAGATTCCCAACGTCTCTCGCTTCCGGGCCAACTTTTTCAACCAGAAAAACGGCGTCGCCGCCGTGTTCCGTCAGATTCCGACAAAAGTCCTTTCCTTTGAAGATTTCGAAAAATTTGACGCGCCCCTGCCCGCGGTGCTGAAAAAGTTTTCCATGTTGCACAAGGGATTGATCGTCGTCACCGGTCCGACCGGCTCGGGCAAATCCACCACGCTGGCCGCCATGGTGGATTATTCGAACAAGAATCGCAAAGACCACATCATCACCGTCGAAGACCCGATCGAATTCGTCCACGAAAGCAAGAACTGCCTGGTCAACCATCGCGAAGTCGGCGTCCACACCCAATCCTTTGCCTCGGCGCTGCGCGGCGCGTTGCGCGAAGACCCCGACATCATTCTCATCGGCGAGTTGCGCGATTTGGAAACCATTGAACTGGCCATCACCGCCGCCAACACCGGCCACCTGGTGTTCGGCACCCTGCACACCCAGAGCGCCGCCAAAACCGTGGACCGCATCATCGACGTTTTCCCCGCCGACCAGCAGAATAAAATCCGCGCCACCTTGTCGGAATCCCTCAAAGGCGTCGTCGCCCAAGGCCTGTTCAAACGCACGGACAAAAAAGGCCGTGTGGCCGCCATGGAAATTCTCGCCGTGACCACCGCCGTGGCCAACCTGATTCGCGAAGGCAAGACCCACCAGATCCCGGGCATGATTCAGGTCGGCAAGAAACTAGGCAACCAGCCCCTCGATGATTCCATCATGGAGCACATCCGCATGAAACGCATCTCCCCCGAAGAAGCCTATGACAAATGCCTCGACAAGAAGAAATTTCGCGGCTTTCTTCCCCACCCACCCGATGAAGATGAAATCTGA
- a CDS encoding aspartyl/asparaginyl beta-hydroxylase domain-containing protein — translation MTAIQAKPELDFCDRKHRLNPPTGLGGRSLLVFQDWLETRVARLSLHGDPPIYPNALFPWAAQIEAEWRKIRAELDAVMQYRDQIPSFHEILKEVSTITTDQNWKTFFLAGIGMDCEENARRCPETMRLLKKIPGMKTAFFSILSPHKHIPAHRGAYNGILRFHLGLMVPEPRERCRIRIGNEIRHWTEGKSLIFDDTFNHEVWNDTDGYRVVLFVDFARPLKPPFHRMNEAFLGIGALAPFLREAGAKQKQWERKFYRK, via the coding sequence ATGACAGCAATACAAGCGAAGCCGGAATTGGATTTCTGTGACCGTAAACACCGCCTCAACCCGCCGACTGGTCTTGGTGGTCGAAGTTTGCTGGTCTTTCAGGATTGGTTGGAAACGCGGGTCGCCAGGCTTTCGCTGCACGGCGACCCGCCGATCTATCCGAATGCGCTGTTCCCGTGGGCCGCACAAATCGAGGCGGAGTGGCGAAAGATCCGCGCCGAGCTCGACGCCGTGATGCAGTATCGCGACCAGATCCCCAGCTTCCACGAAATCCTGAAGGAAGTCTCCACCATCACGACTGATCAAAATTGGAAAACCTTTTTCCTGGCCGGCATTGGCATGGACTGCGAGGAAAACGCGCGGCGTTGCCCGGAAACCATGCGGCTGCTGAAAAAAATCCCGGGAATGAAGACGGCGTTCTTCTCCATTCTCTCACCTCACAAACACATTCCCGCCCATCGTGGCGCCTACAACGGCATCCTGCGTTTTCACCTTGGTCTGATGGTGCCGGAACCGCGGGAAAGATGCCGTATTCGCATCGGCAACGAAATCCGTCATTGGACCGAAGGGAAAAGCCTGATCTTCGACGACACCTTCAATCACGAAGTTTGGAACGACACGGACGGCTATCGCGTCGTGCTCTTTGTAGATTTCGCGCGACCGCTGAAGCCGCCGTTCCATCGGATGAATGAAGCGTTTCTGGGCATCGGCGCTTTGGCGCCTTTCCTCCGCGAAGCAGGCGCCAAACAGAAGCAATGGGAAAGGAAGTTTTACAGGAAATGA
- a CDS encoding NAD(+)/NADH kinase: MAGLRATVCRDAAALTEAVDLLLVFGGDGTMLRVAREVAGSRTPILGINLGGLGFLTAVSSPELARALKQVWNNDFTLESRALIEASGQCNGRPIRQCALNDIVISRGVVARLIELEVGVDGQLLTRYRCDGLIVSSPTGSTAYALAAGGAIVSPTADVFSITPICPHTLSNRSVIVSLASRIQVKLISLKPETILSADGQGVSELAAGDVVTVRRSRHTVRLLHLAGSSFFQTLRHKLNWSGTNV, encoded by the coding sequence TTGGCCGGTCTGAGAGCAACCGTGTGTCGCGACGCCGCCGCCCTGACCGAGGCCGTGGACTTGCTTCTGGTTTTCGGCGGGGACGGAACGATGCTGCGCGTGGCGCGGGAAGTGGCCGGCTCGCGAACGCCGATTCTGGGCATCAACCTTGGCGGACTCGGCTTCCTCACCGCGGTGTCGTCCCCGGAACTGGCGCGCGCGCTGAAGCAGGTTTGGAACAACGATTTCACGCTCGAATCCCGCGCCTTGATCGAAGCCAGCGGCCAATGTAACGGTCGCCCGATCCGGCAATGCGCGTTGAACGATATCGTGATCAGCCGTGGCGTCGTCGCCCGCCTGATCGAACTGGAAGTCGGCGTCGATGGGCAACTGCTGACACGCTATCGCTGCGATGGCTTGATTGTGAGTTCGCCAACCGGCTCAACGGCCTATGCCTTGGCAGCCGGCGGCGCCATCGTTTCCCCCACCGCCGACGTGTTCAGTATCACGCCGATCTGCCCTCATACGCTTTCGAACCGTTCGGTCATCGTCAGCCTTGCTTCCAGGATCCAGGTCAAATTAATCAGCTTGAAACCGGAAACCATTTTGAGCGCGGACGGACAGGGCGTGAGCGAATTGGCCGCTGGTGATGTCGTTACCGTCCGGCGCAGCCGGCATACGGTCCGCTTGCTGCACCTTGCGGGCAGTTCCTTTTTCCAGACCTTGCGGCACAAACTCAATTGGAGCGGGACGAACGTTTAA
- a CDS encoding TlyA family RNA methyltransferase: protein MNRLDQALVERGLCESRERARRAIMAGQVQINQQPAQKPGQTVKPGDQLILLTPAKYVSRGGTKLEHALMHFQLQVAGLRVLDLGASTGGFTDCLLQHGADKVYAVDVGQGQLAWKLRQDPRVVVMEKTNARELTATGFPTPFSPVDLVVIDCSFISLRKILPPAVALLRRSGNIVALIKPQFEAGKAEADRGKGVISDPAIHARVIGELEQFVSQQPQLTWRGLTESPLRGPAGNKEFFVWIEKTG, encoded by the coding sequence ATGAACCGACTTGATCAGGCGCTGGTCGAACGCGGCCTTTGTGAAAGCCGTGAAAGAGCCAGGCGCGCCATCATGGCCGGTCAGGTTCAAATCAATCAGCAGCCCGCCCAAAAACCAGGTCAAACCGTCAAGCCGGGTGATCAACTCATTTTGCTGACGCCAGCAAAATACGTCAGCCGGGGCGGCACCAAACTCGAGCACGCCCTGATGCACTTTCAACTCCAAGTCGCGGGTCTGAGGGTCCTGGACCTAGGCGCGTCCACCGGCGGATTCACGGACTGCCTGCTGCAACACGGCGCCGACAAGGTGTACGCCGTCGATGTCGGGCAAGGGCAACTGGCCTGGAAACTGCGCCAGGACCCGCGCGTGGTCGTCATGGAAAAAACCAATGCCCGCGAATTGACCGCGACGGGATTCCCAACGCCTTTTTCACCCGTTGATCTGGTGGTTATTGACTGTTCCTTCATTTCGCTGCGCAAGATTCTTCCTCCCGCCGTTGCATTGCTGCGCCGTTCAGGTAACATCGTGGCGCTGATCAAGCCGCAGTTCGAGGCTGGCAAGGCCGAGGCGGACCGGGGCAAAGGCGTCATCTCGGACCCGGCCATTCATGCCCGCGTGATCGGTGAGTTGGAACAGTTCGTCAGCCAACAGCCGCAGTTGACGTGGCGCGGGTTGACTGAGTCCCCGCTGCGCGGGCCGGCAGGCAACAAGGAATTCTTTGTTTGGATTGAAAAAACTGGCTGA
- a CDS encoding PilT/PilU family type 4a pilus ATPase, translated as MRRHELDYILSTMLDSQDEVSDLLFTVGKSLQVESNGELLTVACDPPLDTLTPFQTETIALNLIGENPWLIEDLLRMGSCDSAYTVADKARFRINIFSQRGNYSIVLRKLNTTIPTLDDLKFPDVIKQVPKEKTGLVLVTGATGSGKSTTLAAVLNEINESKAIHIITLEDPVEFVHSHKKATFNQRELGLDFNSFANGLRAALRQAPKVILVGEMRDRDTVQIALSAAETGHLVLSTLHTVDAGQTINRILGMFELEEQEQVRIRLADTLRWVISQRLAPKVGGGRYALLEIMGSNLRIRETIAQGESEGKSFYEIIEASQPFGWRTFDAAALEAYEQGVITEETALLYCTKRGPVTRGIDNIKKSRGESTTSVGNLRMKQGQEVGKSGGPPIPKTLKLK; from the coding sequence ATGCGCCGCCACGAGCTTGATTACATCCTATCGACGATGTTGGACTCCCAAGATGAGGTGTCCGACTTGCTCTTCACCGTGGGCAAATCCCTCCAAGTCGAATCCAACGGGGAACTCCTCACCGTGGCCTGTGATCCCCCACTGGATACCTTGACTCCCTTCCAGACCGAAACCATCGCCTTGAACCTCATTGGGGAAAACCCCTGGCTCATCGAAGACTTGTTGCGCATGGGGTCGTGCGACTCCGCGTACACCGTCGCCGACAAGGCCCGCTTCCGCATCAACATTTTTTCCCAGCGCGGCAATTATTCCATCGTCCTGCGCAAACTCAACACCACCATCCCCACCCTTGATGACCTGAAATTTCCCGACGTCATCAAGCAAGTGCCCAAGGAAAAAACCGGCCTCGTCCTGGTCACCGGCGCCACTGGCTCGGGCAAATCCACCACGCTGGCTGCCGTCCTCAACGAAATCAACGAATCCAAGGCCATCCACATCATCACCCTGGAAGACCCCGTTGAATTCGTCCATTCCCACAAGAAAGCCACCTTCAACCAGCGCGAGCTGGGTCTGGACTTCAACAGCTTCGCCAACGGTCTGCGCGCCGCCCTGCGCCAGGCTCCGAAAGTCATCCTCGTCGGCGAAATGCGCGATCGCGACACCGTTCAGATCGCCCTCAGCGCCGCCGAAACTGGTCACCTCGTCCTCAGCACCCTCCACACCGTCGATGCCGGTCAGACCATCAACCGCATCCTGGGCATGTTTGAACTGGAAGAACAAGAGCAAGTCCGCATCCGCCTGGCCGACACCCTCCGCTGGGTCATCAGTCAACGCCTCGCCCCCAAGGTCGGCGGCGGCCGTTACGCCCTGCTCGAAATCATGGGCTCAAACCTCCGCATCCGCGAAACCATTGCCCAAGGGGAGAGCGAAGGCAAAAGCTTTTATGAAATCATTGAAGCCAGCCAACCCTTCGGCTGGCGCACCTTCGACGCGGCGGCGTTGGAAGCCTATGAGCAAGGAGTCATCACCGAGGAAACGGCCCTGCTTTACTGCACCAAACGCGGCCCCGTCACCCGCGGCATTGACAACATCAAGAAATCCCGGGGCGAATCCACCACCAGCGTCGGCAACTTGCGGATGAAACAAGGACAGGAGGTCGGCAAATCCGGCGGCCCACCCATCCCCAAAACCCTCAAATTGAAATGA
- a CDS encoding SAM-dependent methyltransferase, with protein sequence MNSLNETIRQAIVSEGAISFARFMELALYCPVYGYYEREEDTIGRAGDFYTNVSVGSLYGELLAFQFARWLSETAHENRQSAKSRPVQLVEAGAHDGQLAADILTWLQKHQPEGFGNVEYWIIEPSPRRRNWQMGNLRAFAEKVVWFDSLEALPQSGVCGIIFSNEFLDALPTHRFAWEANSRSWMEWGVTLKDDAFVWTSMPGKAFQPGNGKLPTAWPDLSAELLAVLPDGFMTEVCVLAENWWRQASNLLRSGKLLTIDYGLTTEQFFQPARMQGTLRAYHRHRVSGDVLAKVGEQDLTAHVNFTPLQCAGEAAGLMTDSFCSQAQFLTRIAEQIWRANGARNSWTPAQLRQFRTLTHPEHLGRPFRVLIQSR encoded by the coding sequence ATGAACTCACTGAACGAAACCATCCGTCAAGCGATTGTTTCAGAAGGGGCCATTTCCTTCGCTCGATTCATGGAGCTGGCGCTCTATTGTCCTGTTTATGGTTACTATGAACGGGAAGAAGACACCATCGGACGGGCCGGCGATTTTTACACCAATGTCAGTGTCGGCAGCCTCTACGGTGAACTTCTGGCCTTCCAATTCGCGCGCTGGTTGTCTGAAACAGCACATGAGAACAGGCAATCAGCAAAATCGAGACCAGTACAACTGGTGGAGGCCGGAGCGCACGATGGCCAACTGGCCGCGGATATCCTGACCTGGCTGCAAAAGCATCAGCCTGAAGGTTTCGGGAACGTGGAGTACTGGATCATCGAGCCTTCCCCCAGACGGCGGAACTGGCAGATGGGAAACTTGCGCGCTTTCGCGGAAAAAGTTGTGTGGTTTGATTCGTTGGAAGCGCTCCCACAAAGCGGCGTCTGTGGAATTATTTTTTCCAACGAATTTCTGGATGCCCTGCCGACGCATCGTTTCGCGTGGGAGGCGAACAGTCGGAGTTGGATGGAATGGGGCGTCACGCTCAAGGACGACGCATTTGTCTGGACCAGCATGCCGGGAAAAGCATTTCAACCGGGGAATGGAAAACTTCCAACGGCCTGGCCCGATTTATCGGCCGAATTGCTCGCCGTCCTGCCGGACGGTTTCATGACGGAGGTTTGCGTGCTCGCCGAGAACTGGTGGCGCCAAGCCTCCAACCTATTGCGAAGCGGGAAACTGCTGACCATTGATTACGGTTTGACGACCGAACAATTCTTCCAACCGGCACGAATGCAAGGAACGCTGCGCGCGTATCATCGCCACCGCGTGAGCGGCGATGTGCTGGCGAAGGTGGGCGAACAGGACCTTACTGCGCACGTCAATTTTACCCCGCTGCAATGCGCAGGTGAAGCCGCCGGCCTGATGACGGATTCATTTTGCTCGCAGGCGCAATTCTTGACCCGGATTGCGGAACAGATCTGGCGCGCGAATGGCGCGCGGAACAGTTGGACCCCGGCCCAGTTACGCCAGTTCCGAACGCTCACCCATCCGGAACATTTAGGCCGGCCGTTTCGGGTATTGATCCAATCGCGTTGA
- the dnaJ gene encoding molecular chaperone DnaJ — MAKRDYYEVLGVDRNADDEEIKKAYRKLAIKFHPDKNPGDKTCEEKFKELGEAYEALSDPQKRAAYDQYGHAAFDSRSRWPGGGRGFHDPVDIFREVFGGGAGSIFEDLFGGGRSDPTQAQRGADLRYDLEISLEDAAQGCEKEISFSKQERCDVCQGAGAEAGSKVKICPACGGRGQVLSSRGIFSIAQTCSRCEGAGRVIEKPCRTCHGSGRRERATKIKLKIPPGVDTGARLRSSGNGEAGLRGGPSGDLYVVLHVKTHALFQRDGDDLLCDVPVNFVQAAMGAEIEVPTLNGKASIKIPAGTQPGTTFRLKGRGVKNIQGYGHGDLHIRISVEVPRHLNAAQRAKLQEFADLCDESVNPLSQGFFDKAKNFFS; from the coding sequence ATGGCCAAACGCGATTATTACGAGGTCCTCGGCGTGGATCGCAATGCCGACGACGAAGAAATAAAAAAAGCCTATCGCAAACTGGCGATCAAATTTCACCCCGACAAGAACCCGGGCGACAAAACGTGTGAAGAGAAATTTAAGGAACTCGGCGAGGCGTACGAGGCCCTGAGCGACCCTCAAAAGCGCGCGGCCTACGATCAGTATGGCCACGCGGCGTTTGATTCGCGTTCGCGCTGGCCCGGCGGCGGACGCGGCTTCCACGATCCAGTGGATATTTTCCGCGAGGTTTTCGGCGGTGGCGCGGGCAGCATTTTCGAAGACTTGTTTGGCGGCGGCCGCTCCGACCCCACGCAAGCGCAGCGAGGCGCTGACCTCCGCTACGATTTGGAAATCAGTTTGGAGGACGCGGCTCAAGGGTGCGAAAAGGAGATTTCCTTTTCCAAACAGGAACGCTGCGATGTCTGCCAAGGCGCCGGAGCGGAAGCCGGGTCCAAAGTCAAAATCTGCCCCGCCTGCGGCGGACGGGGACAGGTGCTAAGTTCCCGTGGCATCTTCAGCATCGCGCAGACCTGCTCCCGGTGCGAGGGCGCCGGGCGCGTCATTGAGAAGCCGTGCCGAACCTGCCACGGCTCCGGCCGGCGGGAACGCGCCACCAAGATCAAACTTAAAATCCCGCCCGGCGTGGACACCGGCGCGCGTTTGCGTTCATCTGGCAATGGAGAAGCCGGATTGCGCGGCGGGCCGTCGGGAGATTTGTACGTCGTGCTGCATGTCAAGACGCATGCCCTGTTCCAGCGTGATGGGGATGATTTGCTTTGCGATGTGCCCGTCAACTTTGTGCAGGCGGCGATGGGTGCAGAAATTGAAGTGCCGACCCTGAATGGCAAGGCCAGCATCAAGATTCCGGCCGGCACCCAGCCCGGCACCACCTTTCGACTCAAAGGCAGAGGCGTAAAGAACATTCAGGGCTATGGCCATGGTGATTTGCATATCCGCATCTCCGTGGAAGTGCCCCGGCATCTGAACGCCGCGCAACGGGCCAAGCTGCAGGAATTCGCCGACCTGTGCGACGAATCCGTGAATCCGTTGAGCCAGGGCTTCTTCGACAAAGCGAAGAATTTCTTCAGTTGA
- a CDS encoding LacI family DNA-binding transcriptional regulator: MVRLKDIAERAGVSVMTVSKVLRDAKDVSAATKTRVKLLAQQMGYVPNSMAQSLRSRTTKLFGLVLSSPTDPIFSRVLLALEERAHELGCEIILTHTLNIPEREDACIRRLLSRRVDGLFISPVYRMSPEAPIYRELGHRKVPTVILGHCAAFCSQFVNVETDDLIASYRATQHLLQLGHKRIAFFAGPLANPSGQERFEGYRRALREASLEVDDRLVFQAGNTIEDGAKAALQMMNEDVKATAVQAVNDLVAIGAANTFLNQGIKIPQDLSVVGFGNILTSEYFRVPLTTVRQPKFRLGSAAMDSMLKLLRGERPEPKRLPADLIIRESTAPPLSAHPKS, from the coding sequence ATGGTTCGTTTGAAAGACATTGCCGAACGCGCCGGGGTCTCTGTCATGACCGTTTCCAAAGTCTTGCGCGACGCGAAGGATGTTTCCGCCGCCACAAAAACCCGCGTCAAGCTGCTCGCGCAGCAGATGGGTTACGTTCCCAACTCCATGGCGCAGAGTTTGCGCAGCCGCACCACCAAACTGTTTGGGCTGGTCCTATCAAGCCCGACGGATCCCATCTTCTCTCGGGTCCTGCTGGCGCTTGAAGAGCGGGCGCATGAATTGGGCTGCGAAATCATATTGACCCACACCCTCAACATCCCCGAACGCGAGGACGCCTGCATTCGCCGATTGCTGTCCCGTCGGGTGGATGGACTTTTCATATCGCCGGTTTATCGGATGTCGCCGGAAGCGCCGATTTATCGCGAGCTGGGGCACCGCAAAGTCCCGACGGTCATTCTCGGACATTGCGCGGCGTTTTGCAGTCAGTTTGTAAACGTGGAAACTGATGATTTGATTGCCAGCTACCGGGCCACCCAACATTTGCTCCAGCTTGGGCATAAACGAATCGCTTTCTTTGCCGGACCGCTGGCCAATCCTTCGGGTCAAGAACGCTTTGAGGGTTATCGTCGTGCGCTGCGCGAAGCCTCGTTGGAGGTTGACGACCGGCTGGTTTTTCAAGCCGGCAACACGATTGAAGACGGCGCCAAAGCGGCGTTGCAGATGATGAACGAGGATGTGAAAGCCACGGCGGTTCAAGCCGTCAACGACCTGGTGGCCATCGGTGCCGCGAACACGTTTTTGAATCAGGGCATTAAAATCCCGCAGGACCTTTCCGTGGTCGGCTTCGGCAACATTCTGACAAGTGAATACTTTCGGGTGCCCTTGACCACGGTCCGTCAACCCAAGTTTCGCCTCGGCTCCGCCGCCATGGATTCCATGCTGAAACTATTGCGCGGCGAACGCCCGGAACCGAAACGGTTGCCTGCTGACTTGATTATTCGGGAGAGCACCGCGCCGCCACTCAGCGCGCATCCAAAGTCTTGA
- a CDS encoding RsmB/NOP family class I SAM-dependent RNA methyltransferase, translating into MVGRSDRAHPADVVLREELRRAGGLSRADSREISRAVFAYYRWLGWLDQQESVVDRIEKAVELRERFSAQPNIFTDQELAAKAVPVWVADEMEVSPAWAKSLQTEPPLWLRARRGQARMLAERLGECWVGDGVLNDAIRYEGSEDLFRTPEFHNGEFELQDINSQAVGLLCDPQPGETWWDACAGEGGKLLHLSDLMENRGLILASDRVEWRLKKLKQRAARAKAFNYRVAIWNGGERLPTKTKFDGVLVDAPCTGVGTWQRNPHARWTVTPDDVRELSEVQKQMLANAAAAVKPGGKLIYSVCTMTRAETDEVAEVFGEQFPQFKSLTLANPFRAKESAPRLWFWPQETRGNGMFLAAWQRRG; encoded by the coding sequence GTGGTTGGGCGGAGCGACCGCGCGCATCCGGCGGATGTCGTGCTGCGGGAGGAGTTGAGGCGAGCGGGTGGTCTTTCGCGCGCTGACAGCCGGGAGATCAGCCGGGCGGTGTTCGCTTATTACCGTTGGTTGGGTTGGTTGGATCAACAGGAGTCTGTGGTCGATCGGATCGAAAAGGCAGTTGAGCTTCGGGAGCGGTTCAGCGCGCAGCCGAATATTTTCACGGACCAAGAGTTGGCGGCCAAGGCGGTGCCGGTCTGGGTCGCCGATGAAATGGAAGTTTCACCCGCCTGGGCCAAGAGTTTGCAGACGGAACCGCCGCTTTGGTTGCGCGCCCGACGCGGTCAGGCGAGAATGCTGGCGGAACGATTGGGAGAGTGTTGGGTGGGCGACGGGGTGTTAAACGACGCAATTCGTTATGAAGGCTCGGAGGATTTGTTTCGCACGCCGGAATTCCACAATGGCGAGTTTGAGTTGCAGGACATCAACTCGCAAGCCGTCGGACTGCTATGTGATCCGCAGCCGGGAGAAACGTGGTGGGATGCCTGTGCCGGCGAAGGCGGAAAACTGCTTCACCTTTCAGACCTGATGGAGAATCGAGGATTGATCTTGGCGAGCGACCGCGTCGAGTGGCGACTGAAGAAGCTCAAACAACGTGCGGCTCGCGCCAAAGCTTTCAATTATCGGGTCGCGATATGGAATGGCGGCGAACGGCTGCCGACCAAAACAAAATTTGATGGGGTGCTGGTGGACGCGCCTTGCACGGGCGTTGGCACCTGGCAACGCAATCCACACGCGCGTTGGACGGTCACGCCGGACGATGTGAGGGAGCTCAGCGAAGTGCAAAAGCAGATGCTGGCAAATGCGGCGGCGGCGGTAAAGCCCGGCGGGAAACTGATCTACTCAGTCTGCACGATGACTCGCGCCGAGACTGACGAAGTGGCTGAGGTGTTTGGAGAACAATTTCCGCAATTCAAATCTTTGACTCTGGCGAATCCCTTTCGTGCGAAGGAGTCCGCGCCCCGGCTTTGGTTTTGGCCTCAGGAAACCCGCGGCAACGGAATGTTCCTGGCCGCCTGGCAGAGGAGAGGATGA
- a CDS encoding 16S rRNA (uracil(1498)-N(3))-methyltransferase, with product MHRFYLPPTECESPPLWLTGREAHHALHVLRLRPKEKVIVLDGVGNEYLCEAGEPEREEVKLSVVQKNFFPLPTSQITLLQAIPKGKIIESIIQKGTELGTTRIVPLLSERVATQLDDESAVAKVEKWRLTAIEAIKQCGAVWLPTVEAPMTPKEFLARAEKFELPLIASLQSDRRHPREYFQAFYAEHQRLPRSVCVWVGPEGDFTPAELGAIKSAGALPITLGRLVLRSETAAIYCLSVLNYELQCQKG from the coding sequence ATGCACCGTTTCTATTTGCCGCCGACAGAATGTGAAAGCCCGCCACTGTGGCTGACGGGTCGTGAAGCTCACCATGCGCTCCATGTCCTGCGACTGCGCCCCAAGGAAAAGGTGATTGTCCTCGACGGCGTGGGCAATGAATACCTCTGCGAAGCCGGAGAGCCGGAGCGTGAAGAAGTTAAACTTTCCGTCGTGCAAAAGAACTTCTTTCCCCTGCCGACCTCTCAAATCACACTGCTCCAAGCGATACCCAAGGGGAAAATCATCGAATCCATCATCCAAAAGGGCACGGAGTTGGGGACAACGCGGATCGTGCCCTTACTCTCCGAGCGCGTAGCAACTCAACTGGACGACGAAAGTGCGGTCGCCAAAGTTGAAAAATGGCGGCTCACGGCGATTGAAGCCATCAAACAATGCGGTGCGGTCTGGTTGCCAACCGTGGAAGCTCCGATGACGCCGAAAGAATTCCTGGCCCGCGCAGAAAAATTTGAATTGCCGTTGATCGCGTCATTGCAAAGCGACCGCCGGCATCCGCGGGAATATTTCCAGGCATTTTACGCGGAGCATCAACGGCTGCCCCGATCCGTTTGCGTCTGGGTCGGACCGGAGGGCGATTTCACGCCGGCGGAGCTTGGTGCCATTAAATCGGCCGGCGCGCTTCCCATCACTCTTGGGCGGCTTGTTTTGCGCAGTGAAACTGCGGCCATTTACTGCCTCTCCGTGCTCAATTACGAACTCCAATGTCAAAAGGGTTAG